One segment of Cohaesibacter intestini DNA contains the following:
- a CDS encoding SDR family oxidoreductase, with amino-acid sequence MKHCIITGSNRGIGLELTRAYLDRPDWHIHACCRAPEKADDLRQLVTNHLGRVTLHKADVTDQASLDAMAGRLEGQAIDLLINNAGIMGGDRQSIDDMDYDAWSHVFAVNSMAPMRVVQSLLPNLKAAARETDGAKIVTISSQLGALSYQSKGRYAYRSSKAAVNMVMKLMAADLKPENIACILFHPGWVQTDMGGVEADITPQDSARQMADVIDRLTLEDTGSFLNWTGDPHDW; translated from the coding sequence ATGAAACACTGCATCATCACCGGCAGCAATCGCGGCATCGGGCTGGAATTGACCCGTGCTTATCTTGATCGCCCCGACTGGCATATTCATGCCTGCTGTCGGGCACCAGAGAAGGCCGATGATTTGCGCCAACTGGTCACCAATCATCTTGGCCGCGTCACCTTGCACAAGGCCGATGTCACCGACCAAGCCAGTCTGGATGCCATGGCAGGAAGACTTGAGGGGCAGGCCATTGATTTGTTGATCAACAATGCGGGCATCATGGGCGGTGATCGACAGTCCATCGATGACATGGACTATGATGCCTGGTCGCACGTCTTTGCGGTCAACAGCATGGCGCCGATGCGTGTGGTCCAAAGCCTGCTGCCAAACCTGAAAGCCGCCGCCCGAGAAACGGACGGGGCAAAGATCGTCACCATCTCCAGCCAGCTCGGTGCACTCAGTTATCAAAGCAAAGGCCGCTATGCATATCGGTCGTCAAAGGCAGCGGTGAATATGGTGATGAAGCTGATGGCGGCGGACCTGAAGCCTGAGAATATCGCTTGCATCCTGTTCCATCCCGGTTGGGTCCAGACTGATATGGGCGGCGTTGAGGCCGACATCACACCCCAAGACAGTGCCCGCCAGATGGCCGACGTCATCGATCGCCTGACCCTTGAGGACACCGGATCCTTCCTCAATTGGACCGGAGACCCCCACGACTGGTAA
- a CDS encoding glycosyltransferase family 4 protein — MSSRPRILFIQTQAENAGAQEISRLLGEGLDPKGYDIHHLFFYRKSSSFEAPPNTVFCVEDRPRSAMAFAKFLFRLIRQIAAIKPDVVLTFQHYGNLFGAPAARLAGVRHVIANQVSAPKTMNDKIRAIDKLWGRIGMYDVITVNSADTAGDYAGYPDRYEKRMLHVPHGFRDKSSNLGRSAARQQFGLPQDVILLGSVARLNPLKRLDVAIRALTHNECWHLALGGQGPDELRLRSIAEGLGVADRLHFTGEMGPDKVGDFLAALDLFVFPSEAETFGLAAVEAAQAGLPIVANDLPVLREVLQTELGPCALFANSDEPDSFIEPIRELLSNQGRATAMAESARELKKLYSLDAMINAYDQLIMDQGKAIQTRAEEAAA, encoded by the coding sequence ATGTCATCGCGACCGCGGATTCTGTTCATTCAGACCCAGGCCGAGAATGCTGGAGCACAGGAGATTTCGCGCCTGTTGGGCGAGGGGCTTGATCCCAAGGGCTATGACATCCATCACCTTTTCTTTTATCGCAAATCCTCAAGTTTCGAGGCGCCTCCCAACACGGTCTTCTGTGTCGAGGATCGCCCTCGCTCGGCGATGGCTTTTGCCAAATTCTTGTTCCGGCTGATCAGGCAGATTGCAGCCATCAAACCCGATGTGGTGCTGACCTTCCAGCATTATGGCAACCTGTTTGGCGCACCCGCCGCGCGACTGGCAGGGGTGCGTCATGTGATTGCCAATCAGGTCTCTGCACCCAAGACGATGAATGACAAGATCCGCGCCATCGACAAGCTGTGGGGCCGGATTGGCATGTATGATGTGATCACCGTCAATTCCGCCGACACCGCAGGGGATTATGCAGGATATCCGGACCGGTATGAAAAGCGCATGCTTCATGTGCCCCACGGGTTCCGCGACAAAAGCTCCAATCTCGGCCGATCGGCCGCGCGCCAACAATTTGGTCTGCCACAGGATGTGATCCTGCTTGGCTCGGTCGCCCGTCTCAATCCGCTCAAAAGGTTGGATGTGGCCATCCGGGCGCTCACCCACAATGAATGCTGGCATCTTGCGCTTGGGGGGCAGGGGCCAGATGAGTTGCGTCTTCGCTCCATCGCCGAAGGGTTGGGAGTGGCTGACCGGTTGCATTTCACCGGTGAGATGGGACCGGACAAGGTGGGGGATTTTCTCGCCGCCCTCGATCTCTTTGTCTTTCCAAGCGAAGCCGAAACCTTTGGCCTCGCCGCTGTCGAAGCCGCTCAGGCCGGCTTGCCCATCGTGGCCAACGATTTGCCGGTTTTGCGCGAAGTTCTACAGACCGAGCTTGGCCCTTGCGCTCTCTTTGCCAATTCTGATGAGCCGGACAGCTTTATCGAGCCGATCCGCGAGCTGCTCTCCAATCAGGGACGCGCCACCGCAATGGCAGAATCGGCCCGAGAATTGAAGAAACTCTACTCCCTTGACGCAATGATCAATGCCTATGATCAGCTCATCATGGATCAGGGCAAGGCAATACAAACACGGGCCGAAGAGGCCGCCGCATGA
- a CDS encoding glucosamine inositolphosphorylceramide transferase family protein: MKIGLYIDPSHCRQWMESLARRLTENHAASIHVAVSDASPLPEHVEQLFQAEEGYYHKNQRHGATPMDVCELERFHERAQPDETFDLVIDLVGDGRPPSSKESVTLLYNGHAGEKALVASIMASGMPQIALRTGTGKIVATAAPSGELAAGVTGSMDQVFARVITLIDAWIGHPHRWVQPLISRSARLPDAGTLKKRTAKSRFKDRLKQIYYRLFRPSHWRVGWRFVEDEDVWSRQSLAGETWQVLRDKETHFYADPVPWEEGGRHYLFFEDLDQRTQKGVLSVVTFDEAGKPGPVECCLEEPYHLSYPYLLRHQDQTYMIPETSANGDVALYRTEAFPVGWQREKVLLTGLDAADVTIAQWEGRWWIFCVTRDGAGGYSDCLSLFYADDLFGPWQPHAQNPVLIDKATARPAGNMIVRGKSLLRPVQDCTASYGAALKLVEVTHLSPEHYEQRVIKTLEPNSHWPGRKLHTLNRAGNLEVIDGAILRPKWSLLRWIAERIYRPKGSR; this comes from the coding sequence ATGAAAATTGGACTTTACATCGACCCATCCCATTGTCGCCAATGGATGGAGAGCCTCGCCCGTCGCCTGACCGAAAATCACGCTGCCAGCATTCATGTTGCCGTGTCGGATGCGTCCCCCCTGCCGGAGCATGTCGAACAACTGTTCCAAGCCGAGGAAGGCTATTATCACAAAAATCAGCGCCATGGTGCGACGCCGATGGATGTCTGTGAGCTGGAAAGGTTCCACGAACGGGCTCAACCGGACGAGACCTTCGATCTGGTGATCGATTTGGTTGGAGATGGGCGTCCTCCTTCCAGCAAGGAAAGTGTCACGCTGCTATATAATGGCCATGCAGGGGAGAAAGCGCTGGTCGCCTCGATCATGGCCTCCGGTATGCCGCAGATTGCCTTGCGCACCGGTACGGGAAAGATCGTGGCGACGGCAGCTCCTTCCGGTGAGTTGGCCGCTGGGGTTACAGGCTCGATGGATCAGGTCTTCGCCCGGGTCATCACGCTTATTGATGCCTGGATTGGTCATCCCCACCGCTGGGTTCAGCCGCTCATTTCCCGTTCGGCCCGCCTGCCCGATGCCGGGACCCTGAAGAAGCGAACCGCCAAATCTCGTTTCAAGGACAGGCTCAAGCAGATCTATTACCGCCTTTTTCGCCCCAGCCACTGGCGGGTCGGCTGGCGGTTTGTCGAGGACGAGGATGTCTGGAGCCGTCAGTCCTTGGCGGGCGAAACATGGCAGGTGCTGCGGGACAAGGAAACCCATTTCTATGCCGACCCGGTGCCTTGGGAAGAAGGTGGCCGCCATTATCTGTTCTTTGAAGACCTCGATCAGCGCACCCAGAAAGGGGTCCTGTCGGTCGTAACCTTCGATGAGGCGGGCAAACCCGGCCCTGTCGAATGCTGCCTTGAAGAACCTTATCACCTGTCCTATCCCTATCTCCTTCGCCATCAGGATCAGACCTACATGATCCCGGAAACCTCGGCCAATGGGGACGTGGCGCTCTACAGGACGGAGGCGTTTCCTGTTGGCTGGCAGCGTGAAAAGGTGCTTCTGACCGGACTTGATGCCGCTGATGTGACCATCGCTCAATGGGAGGGCCGCTGGTGGATCTTCTGCGTCACCCGCGACGGGGCTGGGGGCTATTCCGATTGCCTGTCGCTCTTTTATGCTGACGACTTGTTTGGACCATGGCAACCGCACGCGCAAAATCCGGTGCTGATCGACAAGGCAACCGCTCGCCCGGCTGGCAATATGATTGTGCGTGGCAAAAGTCTGCTTCGCCCGGTTCAGGATTGCACGGCCTCCTATGGGGCCGCGCTGAAACTGGTCGAGGTGACACACCTCTCCCCGGAGCATTACGAGCAACGGGTTATCAAGACGCTCGAACCAAACAGCCACTGGCCGGGGCGCAAACTCCACACGCTCAATCGGGCTGGCAATCTGGAAGTGATTGATGGTGCGATTCTGCGGCCAAAATGGTCCCTGCTGCGCTGGATTGCCGAGAGGATCTATCGCCCGAAAGGCTCGCGCTGA
- a CDS encoding WecB/TagA/CpsF family glycosyltransferase, protein MTDLSKPIIGGLPITVEDLDGAARRMIDHAVAARGMDQPPLYSTSANGQVLSMCALEPGVKALFEQADIIHADGEPLVRASRILAKSKLPERVATTDLVHNTARMAEAEQVSFYFLGASQDEIERAVANMKALYPKLIFAGFRNGYVKPEEEDAVIEAVNAAQPDILWLGMGVPREQDFVSRNKARLTGVGVIKTSGGLFNFLSGKNKRAPQWMQKSGLEWVYRIGQEPKRLFWRYVTTNPHAVWLLLTKTH, encoded by the coding sequence ATGACAGACCTTTCCAAGCCGATCATTGGTGGCCTGCCGATTACCGTCGAGGATCTGGACGGCGCAGCCAGGCGGATGATTGATCACGCAGTCGCGGCGAGGGGCATGGATCAGCCCCCTCTCTATTCCACCTCTGCCAATGGTCAGGTGCTCTCCATGTGTGCGCTGGAGCCCGGTGTGAAGGCTTTGTTCGAGCAAGCTGACATCATCCATGCCGACGGCGAGCCCTTGGTCAGGGCGTCCAGAATACTGGCCAAATCCAAACTGCCTGAACGGGTTGCAACCACCGATCTGGTGCACAACACCGCGCGTATGGCCGAGGCCGAACAGGTGAGCTTCTATTTCCTCGGTGCTTCGCAAGATGAAATCGAACGTGCTGTGGCCAACATGAAAGCGCTCTATCCCAAGCTGATTTTTGCAGGCTTCCGCAACGGCTATGTCAAACCGGAGGAAGAGGATGCGGTGATTGAGGCAGTCAATGCAGCCCAGCCGGATATCCTTTGGCTTGGTATGGGGGTGCCGCGCGAGCAGGACTTCGTCTCCCGCAACAAGGCTCGCCTTACCGGTGTTGGCGTCATCAAGACTTCTGGTGGTTTGTTCAATTTCCTCTCGGGCAAGAATAAACGCGCGCCGCAATGGATGCAGAAATCGGGACTCGAATGGGTCTACCGCATCGGACAGGAACCCAAACGGCTTTTCTGGCGCTATGTCACCACCAATCCCCATGCGGTTTGGCTGCTTTTGACAAAAACCCACTGA
- the ahcY gene encoding adenosylhomocysteinase, producing MNMADYVVKDLSLADWGRKEIAIAETEMPGLMQTRAEYGPTQPLKGAKITGSLHMTIQTAVLIETLQALGAEVRWATCNIFSTQDHAAAAIAATGTPVFAVKGETLVEYWDYVDRIFDWGNGEGPNLILDDGGDATMYVLLGAKVDAGEEIIPNPENEEEHVVKAQILKRAKATPGWFTKIRDGILGVSEETTTGVHRLYHLAKAGDLPFPAINVNDSVTKSKFDNLYGCRESLVDGIKRATDVMISGKVAVVAGFGDVGKGSAESLRSQGARVIVTEIDPICALQASMQGYEVTTMEDAVPQGDIFVTTTGNKDVITIEHMRGMKDRAIVCNIGHFDSEIQIGALKNLTWHNVKPQVDEVEFPDGKRIIVLAEGRLVNLGCATGHPSFVMSASFTNQTLAQIELFTNHGGYGKDVYVLPKALDEKVAMLHLEKLGVKLTQLSKDQADYIGVPVEGPFKPEHYRY from the coding sequence ATGAACATGGCTGACTATGTTGTCAAAGACCTGTCCCTGGCGGACTGGGGCCGCAAGGAAATCGCAATCGCCGAGACCGAAATGCCGGGCTTGATGCAGACCCGTGCGGAATATGGCCCAACCCAACCGCTGAAAGGCGCCAAAATCACCGGCTCGCTGCATATGACGATCCAGACCGCTGTGCTGATCGAAACCCTGCAGGCACTGGGCGCTGAAGTCCGTTGGGCGACCTGCAACATCTTCTCCACCCAGGACCATGCCGCTGCGGCCATCGCCGCCACCGGCACCCCTGTCTTTGCCGTCAAGGGCGAAACGCTGGTAGAATACTGGGATTATGTTGACCGCATTTTCGATTGGGGCAACGGCGAAGGCCCGAACCTGATCCTCGATGATGGCGGCGATGCGACCATGTATGTGTTGCTCGGTGCCAAGGTCGATGCCGGCGAAGAGATCATTCCAAATCCGGAAAATGAAGAAGAGCATGTGGTCAAGGCCCAGATCCTGAAGCGCGCCAAGGCGACACCGGGCTGGTTCACCAAAATCCGTGATGGCATTCTGGGCGTTTCCGAGGAAACCACAACAGGTGTGCACCGTCTCTATCATCTGGCGAAAGCCGGTGATCTGCCGTTCCCTGCCATCAACGTCAACGACTCGGTCACCAAGTCGAAATTTGACAATCTCTATGGCTGCCGTGAGTCCCTTGTTGATGGCATCAAGCGTGCAACCGACGTGATGATTTCCGGTAAAGTTGCCGTGGTCGCCGGATTTGGCGATGTGGGCAAAGGGTCTGCGGAGTCGCTGCGCTCTCAGGGTGCCCGCGTGATTGTCACCGAGATCGATCCGATCTGCGCATTGCAGGCCTCCATGCAGGGCTATGAAGTCACCACCATGGAAGATGCCGTGCCACAGGGAGACATTTTCGTCACCACCACCGGCAACAAGGACGTCATCACCATCGAGCATATGCGTGGCATGAAAGATCGCGCCATCGTTTGCAACATTGGCCACTTTGACAGCGAGATCCAGATCGGTGCCCTGAAAAACCTGACCTGGCACAATGTCAAGCCGCAGGTTGATGAAGTCGAATTCCCCGATGGCAAGCGCATCATCGTTCTGGCCGAAGGTCGCCTCGTCAACCTTGGCTGCGCCACCGGTCACCCATCCTTCGTGATGTCAGCATCCTTCACCAACCAGACACTGGCCCAGATCGAGCTGTTCACCAATCATGGCGGCTATGGCAAGGATGTTTATGTCCTGCCCAAAGCGCTGGATGAGAAGGTTGCGATGCTGCATCTGGAAAAACTCGGCGTCAAATTGACTCAGCTGAGCAAGGACCAGGCAGACTATATCGGCGTGCCTGTGGAAGGACCGTTCAAGCCAGAGCATTACCGCTATTAA
- a CDS encoding glycoside hydrolase family 5 protein has product MRSFLSLGLQSVFLALAISVGQPAAILHADEGTTPPDPYAHCPQDHPFRRGNDRALLARGFNLPNWDPLYSGFKPDDALLSALKQQGLQHIRLPVDGENLISAYHDADHRRAYLDQLDETVTRLVGLGFAVSVDMHPAGRFQKLHSMAPKRAFGQLQEAWQHVVERGRDWPREQVYFELLNEPTPPQNVWWPQAQKLVSWLNDVDKGRRLVVGPAVFQRHEPLVESPPLKGDTIIYAIHFYDPFLFTHQAMTWDEGSLMSRLKQLPFPGSIDHPAVQEQIRQFSAAGETDAVEEIRNAYETPWDAVRIRDELSATATWARQHRVAVIINEFGVLDFDVDRFARTDWLRAVREAAESHCLGWAHWDFSDGFAMVNPETTLPDPYVLEALTAPSTSAKP; this is encoded by the coding sequence ATGCGTTCTTTTCTGTCCCTCGGGCTGCAATCCGTTTTTTTGGCGTTGGCCATCTCGGTGGGGCAGCCCGCTGCAATTCTTCACGCAGACGAAGGCACCACCCCCCCGGATCCCTATGCCCACTGCCCGCAGGATCATCCATTCAGGCGGGGCAATGATCGGGCTTTGCTGGCGCGTGGTTTCAATCTGCCCAACTGGGATCCACTTTATAGTGGTTTCAAGCCCGATGATGCCTTGCTATCCGCCCTCAAACAGCAGGGCTTGCAACATATCCGCCTGCCAGTCGATGGCGAAAATTTGATATCGGCCTATCATGACGCCGATCACCGGCGGGCCTATCTTGATCAACTTGATGAAACCGTCACCCGCCTTGTCGGGCTGGGCTTTGCGGTCTCGGTCGACATGCACCCAGCAGGCCGCTTTCAAAAGCTGCACAGCATGGCCCCCAAACGGGCCTTCGGACAATTGCAGGAAGCCTGGCAGCATGTTGTTGAACGCGGGCGCGACTGGCCGCGTGAACAGGTCTATTTCGAGCTGCTCAACGAGCCGACCCCGCCCCAGAATGTCTGGTGGCCACAGGCCCAGAAGCTGGTCAGCTGGTTGAATGACGTGGACAAGGGGCGTCGGCTCGTGGTCGGCCCGGCTGTCTTCCAGCGCCACGAACCGTTGGTGGAGTCCCCCCCGCTCAAAGGCGACACCATCATCTATGCGATCCATTTTTATGATCCCTTCCTCTTCACCCATCAGGCCATGACGTGGGATGAGGGATCCTTAATGTCCCGTCTCAAGCAACTGCCTTTCCCGGGCAGTATCGATCATCCAGCGGTGCAGGAACAGATCAGGCAGTTCTCTGCGGCGGGAGAAACGGATGCGGTCGAGGAGATCCGCAATGCCTATGAAACCCCATGGGATGCCGTGCGCATCAGGGACGAGCTGTCGGCCACCGCCACTTGGGCGCGTCAGCATAGGGTCGCCGTGATCATCAACGAATTTGGGGTTCTCGACTTCGATGTCGACCGCTTTGCCCGCACCGATTGGCTGCGCGCCGTGCGCGAGGCGGCTGAAAGCCATTGTCTGGGCTGGGCCCATTGGGATTTCTCTGATGGATTTGCGATGGTCAATCCAGAGACAACTCTGCCGGAT
- a CDS encoding lipopolysaccharide biosynthesis protein, whose product MTDIAQASLSLRARLLQIIGNKVAQGIAGTLAMKVVSAVIAFGLFSLAANAAGAEEFGHFSVLFSVASMLSIVAAAGQELQIVRNWSEYRTSGQHGLALGALRYGWISSVFGVIIVSALLFLFFAFSDSWTERTGLEKWFLVVAVIAFMATNTLSLFSSHVARVVVGIKLGDAHYELTWRGLAIVFLAVCLLMGRMVDTAEILAVFAVGLTLVIGSQAYLSWRRVRAEIGTPTPEYDFAQWTPRSVRLWLASIMEASNQHLEVFLIGLLLDPMLAGAYFVASRLANAFALAASGINTFGTRRVPSLYFARDVEAVKHSLNLMAGMTLIIVVGGMGCVLLLGHYMLLLFGDIYMDYFHVLLILSIGTAITAANGPAPSFLMLTGHESPYMTTVTLSVVLRVIGFFLVIPHYGITGAAMVTAAVMVIMAIWLNIQCRSKTGMDPSIFRFLHESPDVQPETDQ is encoded by the coding sequence ATGACAGATATTGCGCAGGCGTCCCTCTCCTTGCGGGCGCGTCTTCTACAGATTATCGGCAACAAGGTTGCCCAGGGCATTGCCGGGACATTGGCCATGAAGGTGGTCAGTGCAGTGATTGCCTTCGGCCTCTTCTCGTTGGCAGCCAACGCGGCCGGTGCCGAAGAGTTCGGGCACTTTTCAGTCCTTTTCTCTGTCGCCTCAATGCTGTCGATTGTCGCTGCAGCCGGCCAAGAGCTGCAGATCGTCCGCAACTGGAGCGAATATCGCACAAGCGGCCAGCATGGATTGGCGCTTGGGGCCTTGCGCTATGGCTGGATTTCTTCCGTGTTCGGGGTGATCATTGTCTCCGCCTTGCTGTTTCTGTTCTTTGCATTCAGTGACAGCTGGACCGAGCGAACGGGACTGGAAAAATGGTTTCTTGTGGTGGCCGTCATCGCCTTCATGGCCACCAACACCCTGTCGCTGTTCAGCTCGCACGTGGCCCGTGTGGTGGTCGGCATCAAACTCGGCGACGCCCACTATGAGCTGACATGGCGAGGATTGGCAATTGTCTTTCTTGCTGTCTGTCTGCTTATGGGGCGAATGGTCGACACGGCCGAGATCCTTGCCGTCTTTGCGGTGGGGTTGACCCTTGTCATTGGCTCGCAGGCCTATCTTTCTTGGCGTCGCGTCCGGGCCGAGATCGGCACCCCGACGCCCGAATATGATTTCGCCCAATGGACGCCCCGTTCTGTGCGTCTATGGCTCGCTTCCATCATGGAAGCCTCCAATCAGCATCTGGAAGTATTCCTGATCGGCCTGCTGCTCGATCCGATGCTTGCCGGGGCTTATTTTGTGGCGTCCCGTCTGGCCAATGCCTTTGCACTGGCCGCCAGTGGCATCAACACCTTCGGCACCCGCCGCGTTCCAAGCCTCTATTTCGCCCGGGACGTCGAAGCCGTGAAGCATAGCCTCAATCTGATGGCAGGCATGACGCTGATCATCGTGGTGGGCGGCATGGGCTGCGTGCTGCTGCTCGGCCATTACATGCTGTTGCTGTTTGGCGACATCTATATGGACTATTTCCACGTGCTGTTGATCCTGTCGATCGGCACGGCAATCACTGCGGCCAATGGTCCGGCTCCGAGTTTCCTGATGTTAACGGGCCACGAGAGCCCCTATATGACAACGGTCACCCTGTCGGTTGTGCTGCGGGTGATTGGCTTCTTTCTGGTGATCCCGCATTATGGCATCACGGGGGCTGCCATGGTGACGGCGGCTGTTATGGTGATCATGGCAATCTGGCTCAATATCCAATGCCGCAGCAAGACGGGCATGGACCCGTCCATCTTCCGCTTCCTGCATGAAAGTCCGGACGTCCAGCCCGAAACCGATCAATAG
- a CDS encoding GumC family protein: protein MFGRKKKTRKQDLDWQPSGEEPVNNDQDVRAHSPINTDPQPRRVEPLYPSASEGAGGDTWAGLIHPLSIARFLLGNLRSIIKVALVVLIVGMGIYLLVPNTYGTKALILVDPRQPRVTNNEAVLSGIGGDAAALTSYVEVMNSDGFLGKVVDELDVKSDPTFAKATSKTELIGMFRSNLSAYRQGATYIVEVYYKSKNKENAAKYANGVAEAFVRDQRDFRAETSADASRWLSERLTALQANLKKSEDAVASFQARSGIVNAGAQGTLDDQQLTSLVQQLATVSTELAEARARYLQASKNGEPASANNGQSNQFVNLDQLLQEQDRLRRQAAELNQTLGSRHPRVLANAEQQRIIAGQVAQERRRLVQRTNQAYQTAKAKKQSIESQLADARQRAIKQNTARVELANLERQATANRNLYEQFLERYKITDEQSNFQFSEARIVSPAPVPIKSNKPSLKLVLPVLVVLGAFLGLLLAMVRQAMTLPLPHSLQHQRSADAANRPQDPPLMAPSDARRVDVMDCPPEALLEAVAARDLRSLPSDTDTQPNEAHPDEAIADDATKANETVAVSDTVDQDVVSTPDVDLDTDAEEPHSQSTLVTEQPDDNDNTALQEDLSLLEAELSLDEAQLTSNEGDLSAVDAEGELEDRVVHLKQTQPKSRQSARAERIAAATRTREAARAEKRPSRRRTRLTSSAVLMSMPYHDVDNRDRVLDTMLNTHQDKLEQFLAAGLAEDHVCLLVAAAQDGVRQDATSDLFREFAIDEGFHPVVISLQDQAEKDLPPPRKVSTVAAPERVARLQEFEGFDQIPFLIGSALLMENGLEDELARELTSLLTLCKDRYGFVILETHQVAHPAVLEDLIQLADAAVLVLDEQNLPSDEMLEWQDWAEENAVGLVMDQTQN from the coding sequence ATGTTTGGACGCAAGAAGAAGACCAGGAAACAGGATCTGGACTGGCAGCCTTCCGGGGAAGAACCAGTCAACAACGATCAGGACGTGCGTGCGCATTCCCCCATCAACACCGATCCGCAACCTCGACGGGTTGAGCCGCTTTATCCATCAGCCAGTGAGGGAGCCGGTGGCGACACGTGGGCCGGACTGATCCACCCCTTGTCCATTGCCCGATTCCTGCTTGGCAATTTGCGCAGCATTATCAAAGTTGCGCTCGTTGTGCTGATCGTGGGAATGGGGATCTATCTGCTGGTGCCGAACACCTACGGCACCAAGGCTCTCATTCTCGTGGATCCGCGTCAGCCGCGTGTCACCAACAACGAAGCGGTGCTTTCCGGTATCGGTGGCGATGCCGCCGCCCTGACCAGTTATGTCGAAGTGATGAACAGCGATGGCTTTCTTGGCAAGGTGGTTGATGAGCTGGATGTAAAATCCGATCCCACCTTTGCCAAGGCGACCAGCAAGACCGAACTGATCGGTATGTTCCGCAGCAACCTGTCGGCCTATCGGCAGGGCGCTACTTATATTGTCGAGGTCTACTACAAGTCCAAAAACAAGGAAAATGCCGCCAAATACGCCAATGGTGTGGCAGAAGCCTTTGTCCGGGATCAGAGGGATTTTCGTGCCGAGACCAGTGCCGATGCCTCCCGCTGGCTTTCGGAGCGATTGACTGCGTTGCAGGCCAATCTGAAAAAGTCCGAAGATGCGGTTGCCTCCTTTCAGGCCCGTTCGGGCATCGTCAATGCAGGGGCACAGGGAACGCTGGATGACCAGCAGCTGACCTCTCTGGTCCAGCAACTGGCAACCGTCTCAACCGAGTTGGCCGAAGCGCGTGCCCGCTATTTGCAGGCCAGCAAGAATGGCGAACCGGCCAGTGCCAACAATGGCCAGAGCAACCAGTTTGTCAATCTTGATCAATTGTTGCAGGAGCAGGACCGGTTGCGCCGTCAGGCTGCGGAATTGAACCAGACCCTTGGCTCACGCCATCCACGCGTGCTTGCCAATGCCGAACAGCAACGCATCATTGCCGGTCAGGTTGCGCAGGAGCGTCGCCGCCTTGTTCAGCGTACCAATCAGGCCTATCAAACGGCCAAAGCCAAGAAACAATCCATTGAGAGCCAGTTGGCCGATGCCCGCCAGCGCGCGATCAAGCAAAACACGGCCCGCGTTGAGCTTGCCAATCTTGAACGACAGGCCACCGCCAACCGCAATCTCTATGAGCAGTTTCTTGAGCGTTACAAGATCACGGACGAGCAGAGCAATTTCCAATTCAGCGAAGCCCGCATCGTGTCGCCTGCGCCAGTGCCAATCAAGTCCAACAAGCCATCCCTGAAGCTGGTTCTGCCGGTTCTTGTGGTGCTGGGAGCCTTTCTTGGTTTGTTGCTGGCCATGGTGCGGCAGGCAATGACGCTGCCGTTGCCACACTCACTGCAGCACCAGAGGTCTGCGGATGCGGCAAACCGGCCACAAGATCCCCCTCTGATGGCACCGTCCGATGCCCGCCGGGTGGATGTGATGGATTGCCCGCCCGAAGCCCTGCTTGAGGCGGTTGCGGCACGCGATTTGCGATCGCTGCCGTCAGACACCGACACGCAGCCGAACGAGGCCCATCCGGACGAGGCGATAGCAGATGATGCCACCAAGGCAAATGAGACCGTTGCCGTCTCGGACACCGTCGATCAAGATGTCGTATCGACCCCGGATGTGGATCTGGATACCGATGCGGAGGAACCGCATTCTCAGTCCACCCTTGTGACTGAACAGCCCGACGACAACGACAACACGGCCTTGCAGGAAGATCTATCCCTTTTGGAGGCAGAGCTTTCCCTCGATGAAGCGCAGCTGACTTCCAACGAAGGCGATCTCAGCGCTGTCGACGCTGAAGGGGAGCTGGAAGACCGAGTGGTTCACCTGAAGCAGACCCAGCCAAAATCCCGGCAATCCGCCCGTGCAGAACGGATCGCCGCTGCCACGAGGACCCGTGAGGCCGCGCGTGCGGAAAAGCGCCCGTCTCGACGCCGGACCCGCCTCACATCCTCTGCCGTTCTGATGTCCATGCCGTATCACGACGTGGATAACCGGGACCGGGTTCTGGATACCATGCTCAACACGCATCAGGACAAACTGGAGCAATTTCTGGCCGCTGGATTGGCAGAAGACCATGTTTGCCTGCTTGTTGCTGCCGCGCAGGATGGGGTCCGTCAGGATGCCACCTCCGACCTGTTCCGGGAATTCGCCATTGATGAGGGATTTCATCCGGTGGTCATTTCGCTGCAGGATCAGGCCGAAAAGGACCTGCCGCCGCCCCGCAAAGTCAGCACGGTTGCGGCCCCCGAGCGGGTTGCCCGCTTGCAGGAATTTGAAGGGTTCGACCAGATACCCTTCCTGATCGGCTCCGCCTTGCTGATGGAAAACGGCCTTGAAGACGAGCTTGCCCGCGAACTGACCAGCCTGTTGACCCTGTGCAAGGATCGCTATGGCTTTGTCATTCTCGAAACCCATCAGGTTGCCCATCCGGCCGTGCTTGAAGATCTGATCCAGTTGGCCGATGCGGCCGTTCTGGTGCTCGACGAGCAGAATTTGCCGTCCGACGAGATGCTCGAATGGCAGGACTGGGCAGAGGAAAATGCCGTCGGGCTGGTGATGGACCAAACCCAAAATTAA